In a genomic window of Polycladomyces subterraneus:
- the cydB gene encoding cytochrome d ubiquinol oxidase subunit II gives MILNIVWFILIAILFTGFFVLEGFDYGVGILTPFLGRTDEQRRLIINTIGPFWDANEVWLITAGGAMFAAFPHWYATLFSGFYIALFLLLVALIVRAVAFEFRSKINNPRWRTTWDWLLFVGSVLPPFLWGVAIANFIRGVPIDSHMNYVGTFWSLITPFSIMGGLSLLLLSTLSGALYISLRTVGEMQARARETARGIGALTSLVMFLFALICFYNTDLFSKTGIDPGGVPVLAAMTLLSVPFFIYAKRDGWAFLMTSLTIVFSSITVFLHMFPRVMISSLNPSWSLTIYNAASGPYSLRVMTIITVIVLPFVLAYQAWTYWVFRHRLRPGGHLDY, from the coding sequence TTGATTCTTAACATCGTCTGGTTCATTCTGATTGCCATATTATTTACCGGATTTTTTGTATTGGAAGGGTTTGATTATGGCGTTGGCATTTTAACCCCTTTCCTTGGACGGACGGATGAACAGCGCCGACTGATTATCAACACGATCGGTCCGTTCTGGGATGCAAATGAGGTCTGGCTCATCACCGCAGGCGGAGCGATGTTTGCAGCTTTCCCACACTGGTACGCGACTTTATTCAGCGGGTTTTACATCGCTCTTTTCCTGCTATTGGTGGCGCTGATTGTGCGTGCAGTGGCCTTTGAGTTTCGCAGTAAAATCAATAATCCGCGATGGCGTACCACTTGGGACTGGCTCCTGTTTGTGGGAAGTGTTTTACCACCCTTTCTATGGGGTGTAGCAATCGCCAATTTCATACGTGGTGTGCCCATCGACTCCCACATGAACTATGTCGGTACTTTCTGGAGCCTCATTACGCCTTTCAGTATCATGGGTGGCTTAAGTTTGCTGCTGCTTTCAACGTTAAGCGGTGCTCTGTACATTTCCCTTCGCACAGTAGGCGAGATGCAGGCAAGGGCGCGGGAAACCGCAAGAGGAATCGGGGCGCTCACCAGTCTGGTGATGTTCTTGTTTGCCCTTATATGTTTCTATAATACTGACCTGTTCAGCAAAACCGGTATCGACCCCGGTGGAGTGCCTGTACTGGCAGCCATGACGTTATTGTCGGTGCCCTTTTTCATTTACGCCAAACGCGACGGATGGGCGTTTTTAATGACCAGCCTGACAATCGTATTCTCGTCGATCACGGTTTTTCTCCATATGTTTCCGCGCGTGATGATCAGCTCGCTCAACCCCAGCTGGAGTCTCACGATCTATAATGCCGCATCGGGGCCCTATTCGTTGCGCGTGATGACGATCATCACTGTCATTGTGTTACCTTTTGTGTTGGCGTATCAAGCTTGGACCTATTGGGTGTTTCGACATCGTCTGCGTCCAGGTGGTCACTTGGATTATTAA
- a CDS encoding cytochrome ubiquinol oxidase subunit I produces MLNVLLARWQFGITTVYHFLFVPLTIGLAVLIALMETIYVRTGDETYKRMTKFWGKMFLVNFALGVATGIMQEFQFGMNWSAYSRFVGDVFGPPLAIEALAAFFLESTFVAVWLFGWDRLSKRVHLLAIWLTAAGVSISALWILTANAFMQEPRGYVIHNGRAEMSNFWSLLGNPQLWVEFPHVWFGALSTGAFFITGVSAWYLLKRRHLKEFTRSFQIGIVVALASSVLTIVLGHSQAQHLMKSQPMKMAASEALWNTSPEHAPWSVFALIDEEHHRNTLNVEIPYLLSILAYNHTYGKVEGINQLQKQYERTYGPGNYIPNVWVTYWSFRVMVLAGILMLLLALYGVYLVLKNQLSQHPAFLRAMIGAIFLPPIAHSTGWIMTEMGRQPWVVMGLQKTVDGVSSTVTTPMIWTTLLGFGILYLVLGIVDVYLFVRIIRQGPDFEEDPSEMDAKLPHPAT; encoded by the coding sequence ATGTTGAATGTTTTGTTAGCCCGTTGGCAGTTTGGGATCACTACGGTCTACCACTTTCTATTCGTACCTCTCACCATCGGATTGGCTGTTCTGATTGCCTTGATGGAGACGATTTATGTTCGAACAGGCGATGAGACGTATAAACGGATGACGAAATTTTGGGGCAAAATGTTTCTTGTCAACTTCGCTCTGGGCGTGGCCACCGGAATCATGCAGGAATTCCAGTTTGGCATGAACTGGTCCGCCTATTCCCGCTTCGTCGGCGATGTATTCGGGCCGCCCCTGGCGATCGAAGCACTGGCTGCCTTCTTTCTCGAATCGACTTTCGTCGCGGTATGGCTGTTCGGATGGGATCGGTTGTCCAAACGTGTGCATCTGCTCGCAATTTGGCTTACTGCCGCCGGGGTGTCGATATCCGCACTTTGGATTTTGACAGCGAATGCCTTTATGCAGGAGCCAAGGGGCTATGTGATCCATAACGGCCGGGCGGAGATGAGCAATTTTTGGTCACTGCTTGGCAACCCCCAATTATGGGTGGAGTTTCCACATGTGTGGTTTGGTGCTCTTTCTACAGGTGCTTTCTTTATCACCGGTGTCAGTGCTTGGTATTTACTGAAAAGGCGGCACCTGAAGGAGTTTACGCGCTCTTTTCAAATCGGTATCGTCGTGGCTTTAGCCTCTAGCGTTCTGACAATTGTGCTGGGACATTCGCAGGCTCAACATTTAATGAAGTCACAACCCATGAAGATGGCAGCATCAGAAGCGCTATGGAATACCAGCCCGGAACATGCGCCTTGGTCCGTGTTCGCACTCATCGATGAAGAACATCACCGTAACACGTTGAATGTGGAAATTCCTTATTTGTTGAGTATTCTTGCCTATAATCACACCTACGGTAAGGTCGAAGGGATCAATCAGCTGCAGAAACAGTATGAACGAACATATGGTCCGGGAAATTACATTCCAAACGTTTGGGTAACGTACTGGAGTTTTCGCGTGATGGTACTGGCCGGTATATTGATGTTGTTATTGGCCCTTTATGGTGTATATCTGGTACTGAAAAACCAGTTGAGCCAGCATCCCGCCTTTTTGCGAGCGATGATTGGGGCTATATTCCTACCGCCCATCGCACACAGCACCGGATGGATCATGACGGAGATGGGCAGGCAGCCATGGGTGGTCATGGGCCTTCAGAAAACAGTTGACGGTGTTTCATCTACAGTCACCACACCCATGATATGGACGACGTTGCTCGGGTTTGGAATCCTGTATCTTGTTCTGGGGATTGTCGACGTGTATTTGTTTGTTCGCATTATCCGTCAGGGGCCGGATTTCGAGGAGGACCCGTCAGAAATGGATGCCAAACTCCCCCATCCGGCAACTTAG
- a CDS encoding lactate permease LctP family transporter: protein MDMWTQTYDPLHQLWLSAFVSAIPIIFFVISLTILRLKGYIAAFYTTFIAFVIAIFVYRMPISMTLGAVGFGFGFAYSLWPIAWIVVTAVLLYKITVKTGNFDVIRSSIISISDDQRLQLLLIGFSFNAFLEGAAGFGVPIAISAALLVELGFQPLQAASLCLIANAASGAFGAMGIPVIVAGQVSGIDKIVLSKILGIQLPIISFLVPFLMIWILDGLRGVREVFPALLVVGGSYAVAQYLTVTLIGPELANITSSLISMGALTLFSKFWKPKNIFHLNNGTQTVRSKRVTTGQIIKAWSPFYILTIMVSIWSSKAFKHLFDQGGPLESLVTKIKIPGLHQHVLIAPPIAKDLTPYDAVFKLDWLSSTGTAILLSVILTLLLFRVNMRTTLQLIKETLLELWKPVVTIGFVLAFAYLANYSGISSTLGLALSKTGKLFPFFSPVLGWIGVFLTGSVVANNALFGHLQLVTAQQIGASPALLVAANTSGGVMGKLLSPQSVAIATAAVGQSGDESSLFRFTLKYSLAFLFITCIFTYLLAYIFRFLL from the coding sequence ATGGACATGTGGACACAAACCTATGATCCTCTTCACCAGTTATGGCTATCAGCATTCGTATCTGCCATTCCGATCATCTTCTTTGTGATATCTTTAACAATCTTACGTCTAAAAGGATATATAGCCGCTTTCTATACAACGTTCATCGCCTTCGTGATTGCCATCTTCGTTTATCGCATGCCAATTTCTATGACACTAGGTGCGGTTGGTTTTGGTTTTGGTTTTGCCTATAGTTTATGGCCAATCGCCTGGATTGTGGTTACAGCTGTTTTACTGTATAAGATCACGGTAAAAACGGGGAATTTCGATGTTATTCGATCCAGTATCATCTCGATCTCCGACGATCAACGATTACAACTATTGCTGATCGGATTTTCGTTTAACGCATTTCTGGAAGGCGCAGCAGGATTTGGGGTTCCGATTGCGATCTCTGCCGCATTGCTCGTCGAACTAGGCTTTCAACCATTGCAAGCCGCCTCGCTTTGCTTGATTGCCAACGCAGCATCTGGAGCTTTTGGGGCAATGGGGATTCCAGTCATTGTGGCCGGTCAAGTCTCCGGCATCGATAAAATCGTGTTGTCTAAAATTCTGGGGATTCAATTACCGATCATTTCCTTCCTTGTGCCGTTTTTGATGATTTGGATTTTGGATGGATTACGCGGTGTGAGAGAAGTATTTCCCGCTCTGCTCGTTGTCGGAGGATCGTATGCAGTGGCACAATACTTGACCGTCACTTTAATCGGACCTGAGTTGGCTAACATTACTTCCTCACTAATCAGTATGGGTGCTTTAACGCTGTTTTCGAAGTTCTGGAAACCAAAAAACATCTTCCATCTTAATAATGGTACACAAACTGTCCGCTCCAAGCGTGTGACAACGGGACAAATCATCAAAGCATGGTCTCCATTTTACATCCTGACGATCATGGTCAGCATCTGGAGCAGCAAAGCTTTTAAACATTTATTCGACCAAGGAGGGCCATTGGAATCTCTTGTCACCAAGATTAAAATTCCCGGACTGCATCAACATGTGTTGATTGCTCCTCCGATCGCCAAGGATCTGACGCCATATGATGCGGTTTTCAAACTGGACTGGCTGTCTTCGACAGGTACCGCGATCTTGCTCTCTGTCATCCTGACCCTTCTGTTGTTCCGCGTCAATATGCGAACAACATTACAATTGATCAAAGAAACATTGCTTGAACTGTGGAAACCCGTTGTCACCATCGGTTTCGTACTCGCTTTTGCTTATCTAGCCAACTACTCGGGCATTTCGTCCACCTTGGGCTTAGCTTTATCGAAAACCGGCAAGTTATTCCCCTTCTTCTCACCCGTTCTGGGTTGGATCGGTGTATTTCTGACGGGTTCGGTTGTCGCCAACAACGCTTTGTTTGGTCACCTGCAACTGGTGACGGCGCAACAGATTGGGGCATCGCCGGCTTTGCTCGTAGCCGCTAATACCAGTGGGGGGGTGATGGGGAAATTGCTCAGTCCACAATCGGTGGCGATCGCTACAGCAGCTGTTGGTCAATCCGGCGATGAATCCAGTTTGTTCCGCTTCACTTTGAAATATAGTTTGGCTTTCCTATTCATCACCTGTATCTTTACCTATCTGCTGGCATATATTTTCCGCTTTCTCCTGTGA
- the cydC gene encoding thiol reductant ABC exporter subunit CydC has product MTPKNRQTQLSLWRVIVRLFQFQRPFPWRFTLSILLRFCTVGANIGLMATSGYLIAKAALHPATILLLWMPIVGVRFFGLSRAVFRYAERYFSHDLTFRILRQIRVWLYRRIEPLVPMMWQGQYSGDVLASAIGDIDTLQNFYLRAIAPLLVALLVMGLGFVLMAPFGGDLVLVLFAGLVTAAAGVPLLTHFLARRAGAESVQVRARMQTKLVDTVQGIADVLAYNLETKVMQEWEREQQIWNRRQLWLAHVDGLGNGLLFISSHFTMWVVLWLGIEHLQTGRMDGVYLAMLVLTALAVFEVVMPLPTAFKHLGECIEAGRRMFRLTDQTPPVTEQGCSQLPRSADLRVRNVSFIYPGSDRKILADISFDLPQGKHMALVGASGAGKSTLIRLLLRLWEPMNGQIELGGVNLRDVEPKVIRRWFSVIEQKTYLFHESAADNLRLGHPTATLTELQDAASKSQIDQVLRELPEGYDTLLGELGARLSGGERQRLALARALLKEAPILLLDEPTTGLDAIVEQRFMKTLQMVAAGRSVLLITHRISGLESFDEILVLKDGRIAERGTHMELLNLRGIYRAMWEVERDRLHANMEINR; this is encoded by the coding sequence ATGACACCGAAAAATAGACAGACACAGTTGTCGCTCTGGAGGGTGATCGTCCGTTTGTTTCAATTTCAACGACCATTTCCCTGGCGCTTTACCCTGTCAATTCTGCTTCGCTTTTGTACTGTAGGAGCAAACATTGGGCTGATGGCAACTTCCGGTTACCTGATTGCCAAAGCTGCTCTTCACCCTGCCACCATATTGTTGCTGTGGATGCCCATTGTAGGGGTTCGATTTTTTGGCTTGTCCCGCGCCGTGTTCCGTTACGCTGAACGATATTTCTCCCACGACTTGACCTTTCGCATCCTCCGGCAGATCCGTGTGTGGCTGTACCGGCGCATTGAGCCATTGGTACCGATGATGTGGCAAGGTCAGTACAGCGGTGATGTATTGGCGTCGGCAATCGGAGACATTGATACACTGCAAAATTTTTACTTGCGGGCGATAGCACCACTATTGGTGGCATTGCTGGTGATGGGATTGGGCTTCGTGCTGATGGCCCCCTTTGGCGGCGATTTGGTTCTGGTTTTGTTTGCGGGACTTGTTACCGCCGCAGCAGGTGTTCCTTTGCTTACACATTTCCTGGCACGGCGAGCAGGAGCGGAATCGGTTCAAGTGCGGGCACGTATGCAAACGAAGCTGGTAGACACTGTTCAGGGGATTGCTGATGTGTTGGCCTATAACCTGGAAACGAAGGTGATGCAGGAATGGGAAAGGGAACAACAGATATGGAACCGCCGTCAATTATGGCTGGCCCATGTGGACGGCCTCGGCAACGGGCTTTTGTTCATTTCCAGCCATTTTACAATGTGGGTTGTGTTGTGGCTTGGTATTGAGCACTTGCAAACCGGACGCATGGACGGGGTGTACTTGGCCATGCTGGTACTGACAGCGTTAGCAGTGTTCGAAGTGGTGATGCCGTTGCCGACAGCGTTCAAGCATTTGGGAGAGTGCATCGAGGCCGGTCGGAGGATGTTTCGTTTGACAGACCAAACCCCTCCGGTGACGGAACAGGGTTGCTCACAACTTCCCCGGTCAGCGGATTTGCGTGTACGTAACGTATCATTTATCTACCCCGGTTCGGATCGCAAAATTTTGGCAGACATCTCTTTCGATTTGCCACAGGGCAAACACATGGCCTTGGTCGGAGCCAGCGGCGCTGGAAAAAGCACGCTCATTCGCCTCTTATTGCGTCTTTGGGAGCCAATGAACGGACAGATTGAGCTTGGCGGGGTCAATCTGCGCGATGTGGAGCCGAAGGTGATCCGCCGTTGGTTTTCTGTGATTGAACAAAAAACCTATTTGTTCCATGAGTCGGCGGCCGATAATTTGCGCCTGGGACACCCCACAGCGACCTTGACGGAACTGCAGGATGCCGCCTCAAAATCACAGATCGATCAGGTGTTGCGGGAATTGCCGGAAGGATACGATACGCTTCTTGGCGAACTCGGTGCGCGTTTATCTGGAGGGGAACGGCAACGCTTGGCCTTGGCACGGGCATTGCTGAAAGAAGCGCCCATTCTTCTATTGGATGAGCCAACAACCGGTTTGGACGCGATCGTTGAGCAAAGGTTTATGAAGACGCTTCAGATGGTGGCTGCCGGTCGTTCTGTTTTGCTCATTACCCACCGTATAAGCGGGTTGGAATCCTTTGACGAAATTCTGGTACTGAAAGATGGCCGCATTGCAGAAAGAGGGACACACATGGAATTACTTAATTTGCGCGGCATTTACCGTGCAATGTGGGAGGTTGAGAGAGACAGACTGCACGCGAATATGGAAATCAACAGATAA
- the cobT gene encoding nicotinate-nucleotide--dimethylbenzimidazole phosphoribosyltransferase, translating into MQQQLNRPDLLELESLTRLISLPDETLKQQAREHIDQLTKPPGSLGLLEEMAIRLAGITGERTPDMSKKAIVVCCGDHGVVEEGVTAYPSEVTEKMMANFAAGGAAINVIARQTGADVFVVDVGSQARTVPDGVIDCKVRPGTDNMASGPAMSRDEAVRAVMTGVDVARRLKQEGVRVIGVGEMGIGNTTPATAIAAVMTGSPVDQLTGRGTGVDDTGMLRKIHVIEQAIRVNQPDAQDPMDVLAKVGGLEIAAMAGVMLGGALERMPVVIDGLISTSAAMIAACLTERVKPYLFASHLSEEPAHRILLEKLGLTPLIHARMRLGEGTGAALLFPLMETAVALMREMATFADLGLEGP; encoded by the coding sequence GTGCAACAACAACTGAATCGACCCGATCTCCTAGAATTGGAGTCGCTGACGAGACTGATTTCGCTTCCGGACGAGACACTCAAGCAACAAGCGAGAGAACATATCGACCAATTAACCAAACCGCCGGGTAGTTTGGGATTGTTGGAGGAGATGGCGATCCGCTTGGCGGGCATCACTGGTGAACGGACCCCTGACATGAGCAAAAAAGCGATCGTCGTCTGTTGCGGGGACCACGGCGTGGTGGAAGAGGGGGTGACGGCCTATCCCTCCGAAGTGACGGAAAAAATGATGGCCAACTTCGCGGCGGGCGGAGCAGCGATCAATGTGATCGCCCGGCAAACCGGAGCAGACGTTTTTGTGGTAGATGTGGGCAGTCAGGCGAGGACGGTTCCCGACGGCGTTATCGACTGTAAGGTACGTCCGGGTACAGACAATATGGCATCCGGCCCCGCCATGTCCCGCGATGAAGCGGTCCGGGCAGTGATGACGGGGGTGGACGTAGCCCGCAGATTGAAACAGGAAGGCGTCCGCGTCATCGGCGTGGGGGAAATGGGTATCGGAAATACAACACCGGCTACGGCCATTGCTGCGGTGATGACTGGCAGTCCGGTTGACCAGTTGACGGGACGCGGCACCGGAGTGGACGACACGGGAATGCTTCGAAAGATTCACGTCATCGAGCAGGCGATCCGCGTCAACCAACCCGATGCACAAGATCCCATGGACGTGTTGGCCAAAGTGGGCGGGTTGGAGATTGCCGCGATGGCGGGGGTGATGCTGGGAGGCGCGCTGGAGCGCATGCCGGTCGTGATTGACGGGCTTATTTCCACCTCTGCCGCGATGATCGCCGCCTGTCTGACTGAACGGGTGAAGCCGTATTTGTTTGCCTCCCATTTGTCCGAGGAACCGGCACATCGCATTCTATTGGAGAAGTTGGGATTAACGCCGCTGATCCACGCCCGGATGCGTTTGGGAGAGGGAACAGGAGCGGCGCTGTTGTTTCCGTTGATGGAAACAGCCGTGGCATTGATGCGGGAGATGGCCACCTTTGCTGATTTGGGTTTGGAGGGACCTTGA
- a CDS encoding carbon-nitrogen hydrolase family protein has translation MKLRVSAVQYHLHTIRSFEDFAKQSEHYIKTAEEFGAEFVLFPEFFTTQLMSIGDKQGNALTINDLPDFTEQYRDLFSSLAKQTKMHIIGGTHVIRKGDRLYNVAHLFYPDGRIAEQPKLHITPTEVREWKMAPGESLQVFETDKGTIAVLTCYDIEFPEIVRMAKARGADVIFCPSCTDDRHGFHRVRYSCHARAVENQVYVVTTGTVGSLPTVDFMRANFGQAAVITPNDIPFPPRGILVEGEINDDMIVTADLDLELLYQVRESGSVTTWRDRRTDLYPDWN, from the coding sequence ATGAAACTGAGAGTATCAGCTGTCCAATATCATCTTCATACGATCCGATCCTTTGAAGATTTCGCCAAGCAATCGGAGCATTATATCAAAACAGCCGAGGAATTCGGCGCAGAGTTTGTATTATTCCCCGAGTTTTTTACGACTCAATTGATGTCCATCGGTGACAAACAAGGAAATGCCTTAACCATCAATGATTTACCCGATTTCACAGAGCAGTATCGCGATTTGTTTTCATCCTTGGCGAAGCAAACGAAGATGCACATTATCGGAGGAACCCATGTTATCCGCAAAGGTGACCGGTTATACAATGTCGCTCATTTGTTCTATCCGGATGGAAGGATCGCGGAACAACCAAAGCTTCATATCACGCCAACGGAAGTGAGGGAATGGAAAATGGCTCCTGGCGAAAGTCTGCAGGTGTTCGAGACAGACAAGGGAACAATCGCCGTATTAACCTGCTATGACATCGAATTTCCAGAAATCGTTCGAATGGCCAAAGCCAGAGGAGCTGATGTGATTTTCTGCCCTTCTTGTACCGATGATCGTCATGGATTCCATCGTGTCCGTTACTCCTGCCATGCGAGAGCGGTAGAAAACCAAGTCTATGTCGTAACTACGGGTACAGTAGGTTCCCTTCCCACGGTCGACTTTATGCGGGCGAATTTTGGGCAAGCGGCGGTTATTACACCAAACGATATTCCGTTCCCTCCCCGGGGGATCTTGGTAGAAGGGGAAATCAATGATGATATGATTGTCACCGCCGATCTTGATTTAGAACTGTTATATCAGGTTCGTGAAAGTGGTTCCGTCACCACGTGGCGTGATCGGCGTACAGATCTCTATCCGGATTGGAACTAA
- a CDS encoding GNAT family N-acetyltransferase: MYRKEFYVFDQDQPVPAIIRNYEERDFPGLIQIQQESFPPPFPSELWWNTEQLKNHVTLFPEGALCIEVNGEIAGSMTGLIVDFDPNHPDHTWEEITDNGYIRNHNPNGNTLYVVDICVRPSYRKLGLGKWLMFSMFDVVVHKGLERLLGGGRMPGYHKKADEMTAEQYLEAVVKGELKDPVITFLLRCGRTPVKVVANYLEDEESCNYATLMEWKNPFYASKSSQGERWRRNIAEIQ, from the coding sequence GTGTATCGAAAAGAGTTTTACGTTTTTGACCAGGATCAACCTGTCCCGGCGATCATCCGAAATTATGAAGAAAGGGACTTTCCTGGTTTGATTCAAATTCAACAGGAAAGTTTCCCTCCCCCATTCCCGTCTGAGTTATGGTGGAACACGGAACAGCTGAAAAACCATGTTACGCTATTCCCGGAGGGAGCCTTATGTATTGAGGTGAATGGGGAAATCGCGGGATCGATGACGGGGTTGATTGTGGACTTTGACCCCAACCATCCGGACCATACATGGGAAGAGATTACCGATAATGGGTATATTCGTAACCATAATCCAAACGGGAACACGCTCTATGTCGTTGATATTTGCGTGCGCCCCTCCTATCGCAAATTAGGGTTGGGAAAATGGTTGATGTTCTCCATGTTTGACGTCGTTGTTCACAAGGGGTTGGAACGGTTGTTAGGCGGAGGAAGAATGCCTGGCTATCATAAGAAAGCGGATGAGATGACAGCGGAACAATACCTCGAAGCTGTAGTAAAAGGGGAATTGAAGGACCCTGTTATAACCTTCCTGCTTCGCTGTGGCCGTACCCCTGTGAAAGTGGTGGCGAACTATTTAGAGGATGAAGAATCATGTAATTATGCAACACTGATGGAATGGAAAAATCCTTTCTATGCATCAAAGTCTTCACAAGGGGAACGATGGAGGCGGAATATCGCAGAAATCCAATGA
- a CDS encoding L-lactate dehydrogenase, which produces MKVTKVTKIALIGTGFVGSSYAYAVLNQGLANELVLIDINKKKAEGDAMDLNHALPFGSPMRIWAGDYSDCKDADLVVITAGANQQPGETRLDLVDKNAKIFQSIISEVMKSGFDGLFLVATNPVDILSYATWKYSGMPAHRVIGSGTILDTARLRYLLGEAYQVNPQNVHAYIIGEHGDTELPVWSHAHIGTRPISDYLREGKGPNQDELDQIFINVRDAAYHIIERKGATYYGIAMGLARLTRAILNDENSVLTVSTLLRGEYGLKDIYIGVPAVVNRSGIREVIELNLQEQELEKLHHSAQVLSQVLKKIF; this is translated from the coding sequence ATGAAAGTGACGAAAGTAACCAAAATCGCTTTAATTGGAACCGGTTTTGTTGGATCGAGCTATGCATATGCGGTACTGAACCAAGGTTTGGCTAACGAATTGGTGTTAATTGACATTAACAAGAAAAAGGCGGAAGGGGACGCGATGGATCTGAATCACGCCTTGCCATTTGGTTCACCGATGCGCATCTGGGCTGGAGATTATAGCGATTGTAAAGATGCGGACCTCGTGGTGATCACCGCTGGTGCCAACCAGCAGCCTGGAGAAACCCGTCTCGATCTTGTGGATAAGAACGCGAAAATCTTTCAATCCATTATTAGCGAAGTGATGAAAAGCGGTTTTGATGGATTGTTCTTGGTTGCGACAAACCCGGTTGATATCCTATCTTATGCGACATGGAAATATTCCGGCATGCCGGCTCATCGAGTGATTGGATCGGGTACCATCCTTGATACAGCTCGCTTGCGCTATCTACTCGGTGAAGCTTATCAAGTGAATCCACAGAATGTACATGCCTATATCATCGGGGAACATGGGGATACAGAATTGCCCGTGTGGAGTCATGCCCATATTGGAACCCGTCCGATTTCGGACTATTTACGAGAAGGAAAAGGTCCAAATCAGGATGAACTGGATCAAATTTTTATCAATGTACGCGATGCAGCCTACCATATCATTGAACGAAAAGGAGCCACCTACTATGGAATTGCAATGGGACTGGCTCGTTTAACTCGCGCCATTTTAAACGATGAAAACTCAGTGTTAACTGTTTCCACGCTACTCCGTGGCGAATATGGATTAAAGGATATTTATATCGGTGTTCCAGCAGTGGTGAATCGTTCCGGCATTCGCGAAGTGATCGAGTTGAATTTGCAAGAGCAGGAACTGGAAAAACTGCATCATTCGGCACAAGTGTTAAGTCAAGTGTTGAAAAAAATATTCTAA